The following coding sequences are from one Triticum dicoccoides isolate Atlit2015 ecotype Zavitan chromosome 4A, WEW_v2.0, whole genome shotgun sequence window:
- the LOC119283387 gene encoding vicilin-like seed storage protein At2g18540 — MATARWLVLSLLVSAAWASAAAAAHEKKWKAGAAVGGQVVEKERRRVVAEGEAGTVTATDVADAAGTVYRLQFITMDPGALFLPVQLHADAVFYVHSGRGKVTYIQEGGSETSSLEVQRGDVYNLEQGSILYIQSYPNATRERLRIYAIFTSNAINSDDPSHPTSEAYSSVSNLLRGFDVKILRQGFGVSAEVVEAIRSAKSPQSIITYNPDQKKEEKSNWTEEIFDALWGDESPLNKKKKKKDKHKKKKDKKDDKSKSETFNFYSGKPDVKNCFGWSKTMTNKDLQNLRGSNIGMFMVNLTTGSMMGPHWNPKATEIAIVTHGSGIVQVVCPSTASGAGGDRGHHDEGGRGGGDHGHHDEGGRRVGDHGHHDAGGRRGGDHGQEGVECKNSVFRVKEGDVFVVPRFHPMAQLSFNNGSFVFVGFSTHMGQNNPQFLAGEHSVLQVIGKEIVALALGQKNTTAVEKLLSAKSGSTIMACVSCAEELERKAEQEEQEGGKGEREREQEEEEERERKQREEEERARREEEERARREEQRREEKERKQREEEEAARREQEEEEERRRREEEEGGGGQGGGGGDDPREEEERRRREEEEGGGGQGGRGDDPREEEERRGRREEEEGGRGGRGGDDPWEEEEGDWGGSSRYRAATTNLKKRYHRGRKGAVFQSA, encoded by the exons ATGGCGACGGCTCGGTGGCTCGTCCTGTCCCTGCTCGTGTCCGCCGCGTGGGcgtcggcggcggccgcggcgcacGAGAAGAAATGGAAGGCCGGGGCTGCGGTGGGCGGCCAGGTCGTGGAGAAGGAGCGGCGAAGGGTGGTCGCGGAGGGCGAGGCCGGCACTGTTACGGCCACGGACGTCGCCGACGCGGCGGGCACCGTGTACCGGCTGCAGTTCATCACCATGGACCCCGGCGCCTTGTTCCTGCCCGTGCAGCTGCACGCCGACGCGGTGTTCTACGTGCACAGCG GGCGGGGCAAGGTGACCTACATCCAAGAAGGGGGCAGCGAGACGAGCTCGCTGGAGGTACAGCGAGGAGACGTGTACAACTTGGAGCAGGGCAGCATCCTGTACATCCAGAGCTACCCCAACGCCACCAGAGAGCGTCTCCGGATCTACGCCATTTTCACCAGCAACGCCATCAACTCCGACGACCCATCG CATCCCACTTCAGAAGCATACTCGAGCGTCAGCAATCTACTGAGAGGATTTGATGTAAAGATTCTTCGACAGGGATTTGGG GTTTCCGCTGAAGTGGTGGAGGCAATCCGATCGGCCAAGAGCCCGCAGTCGATTATAACGTACAATCCAGACCAGAAGAAGGAAGAGAAGTCGAATTGGACGGAGGAAATCTTCGACGCGCTGTGGGGCGACGAGTCCCCactgaacaagaagaagaagaagaaggataagcacaagaagaagaaggacaagaaggaTGACAAGTCCAAGAGCGAGACGTTCAACTTCTACTCCGGCAAGCCGGACGTCAAGAACTGCTTCGGGTGGAGCAAAACCATGACCAACAAGGACCTGCAGAACCTCAGGGGGTCCAACATCGGCATGTTCATGGTGAACCTGACCACG GGATCGATGATGGGGCCTCACTGGAACCCGAAAGCGACGGAGATCGCCATCGTGACACACGGGTCAGGGATCGTGCAGGTGGTATGCCCGAGCACCGCGTCGGGTGCCGGAGGCGATCGCGGCCACCACGACGAGGGCGGCCGCGGGGGCGGTGATCACGGTCACCACGACGAGGGCGGCCGCAGGGTTGGCGATCACGGTCACCACGACGCAGGCGGCCGCAGGGGCGGCGACCACGGGCAAGAAGGCGTCGAGTGCAAGAACTCGGTGTTCAGGGTGAAGGAAGGCGACGTGTTCGTGGTGCCGAGGTTCCACCCGATGGCGCAGCTGTCGTTCAACAACGGGTCGTTCGTGTTCGTCGGGTTCAGCACGCACATGGGGCAGAACAACCCGCAGTTCCTGGCCGGGGAGCATTCGGTGCTGCAGGTGATCGGCAAGGAGATAGTGGCGCTGGCGCTGGGGCAGAAGAACACGACCGCCGTGGAGAAGCTTCTGTCGGCGAAGAGCGGGTCGACCATAATGGCGTGCGTCTCGTGcgcggaggagctggagaggaaggcggagcaggaggagcaggagggcgggaagggggagagggagcgggagcaggaagaggaggaagagagggagaggaagcagcgagaggaggaggagagggcgaggagagaggaggaggagagggcgagGAGGGAGGA GCagaggagagaggagaaggagaggaagcagagggaggaggaagaagcggCGAGGAGAGagcaggaagaggaagaagaaaggaggaggagggaggaggaagaaggtggcggaggccaaggcggaggaggaggtgaTGATCCAAGGGAGGAGGAAgaacggcggaggagggaggaggaagaaggtggcGGAGGCCAAGgcggacgaggagacgatccgagggaggaagaggagcggagggggaggagagaggaggaggaaggaggccgtgGCGGGAGAGGAGGAGACGACCCGTGGGAAGAGGAGGAAGGCGACTGGGGAGGCTCCTCCAGGTACCGCGCGGCCACGACGAACCTGAAGAAACGCTACCACCGTGGTCGCAAGGGCGCCGTGTTCCAGAGCGCCTGA